In Candidatus Aminicenantes bacterium, the DNA window GGCCGGTAGGCGGGCCAGCAACTCGTAGTTCAACTGGTCGTTGAACTCAGCAAATGAAGCCAGGCTGATCTCCGTATCCCCTTGGGTGCCGATGAGTACCACCTCGTCCCCGGCTTTCACTTCGGGAATCCCCGTTACATCGGCCAACAGCATGTTCATGTTCACCAGGCCGATCACCGGCGCGCGGCGTTCCCGGATCAGAACGCGTCCCTGGTTGCTCAAGGAACGGCTGTATCCGTGCGAATAACCCACGGGAATGATGGCGATCAACTTGTCCTCTTCAGCAAAGGTGGATGTGCCGTAGCTGATAAACTCCCCGGTATGAACCTGCTTGAGCACCATGATGCGGCTCTTCCAACTCAAGACGCGCCGCAGCTTCAGGGCGAATCCCTGGCGGCGGTTGCGGTAGTGGACCTGGATCTCCCGGGTGGGCCAGAAGCCATACTGCAGTATGCCGATACGCACCATGTCCATGCGCGTGCGCGGATAAGCGATGGCCGCGGCGGAACAGGCGGTATGGCGCATATCCGGGTGGATGCCGTGGTTTTCCAGCCAGTGGCAAATGCGCTCAAAACGCGTGATCTGGCGCTGAACCCGCACATGGTTTGCAATGCTCTCCGCGCCGGCGTAATGGGTGCAGACCCCCCTCACCCGCACTTCTTCGTTCCATGTATTCAGCAATTCCACCGCCTGCTTTAATTGCCTGCGGTCGAGTCCGGTTCGGTTCATTCCGGTTTCCACCTCCAGGTGAACCCGGGCGGATCTCCGCAACTTGCGTCCCGCCGCGGCCGCCGCTTCCAGTCTCGTGAGGTCGAATACAAAAAAGTCCACGCCTTCCCGCACCGCCCATTCCACGTCGTTCGCCCCCATCCAGCCCATGATCATGACGTCCGTTCCCGGTTGCTTGACCGCAACCACGCGGCGTGCCTCGTCTCCGCTGAATACAGAGAAGTGATCGATCCCTGCGGCTTCGGCCACGGGAACGAAAGCCTCAATACCGTGGCCGTACGCGTTTGCCTTAACCACTGATGAAATGCGTATGTCCGGCCCCAGAAACTCGCGCAAACAATCCAGATTCTGTTGGATAGCGGCACGACTGACCTCGATAATGGAGGTGTGGGAAGATTCAGCCGTCATGTCGTTCCTCTCCGAGCAGGCCGCGACTCAGGGCCGCGAACACGGCCACCCCCGGCTTGATCAATTCATCCGGAAAAGCATACTCCGGATTGTGCAGCCGGGGACCGTCCTCTCCGGCGCCCAAACCGAACAGGGCCGCGGGACAGAGGCGGGTGAAGTGGGCGAAATCCTCCGACCAGCGGAAAGGCTGCGTGACTTTCACCATGGGGATTGACTCCGCCTGCGCGGCGGCACGAACCCGTTCCACGGCATCACGGTCATTGATCGTGGCGGGAAAATCCTCAACCGCTTCCAGGGCGATCTTTAACCCGGAAGCGGCGGCCGTTTCCCGGGCCAATTGTTCACCGGCCGCGAACAATCTGTCCATGTCCCGGTCCGTGTGGGTACGCAACGTGGCCATGACCACGGCTTCACCCGGGGCGGTGCCGAAGGCCACCTCTCCCAGGCGGGCGTGGACAACAGTTGCCAGGCCAAAACCTCGAATCCCCGCCATTCCGGGCAGGGCGGGGATTCCCGCCAGAAGGCGTGACACGGCAGGCGCGGGAGTAACACCGTTCTCCGGCTCCCCGGCGTGGGCGGTTCGTCCCGTCAGGCGCATGATCAGTCCGCGGGAAGCGGAAGCGAATGGACCATAACGCCATACTACGCTCCCCTTGGGAAACCCGGGCAGGTTATGCAACGCAAAAGCGATATCAGGACGGATTTTTTCAAAGCCGGGGTCCGCAATCACCCGCGCCGCGCCGGTGCCGGTCTCTTCCGCGGGCTGAAACAGCAGAACCACTCGCCCGCGTTGGGGACAATGCCGGCTCAGATGCATGGCCAGTCCGCACAGGATCGCCATGTGGCCGTCATGGCCACAGAGGTGAGCCACTGCGTTTACCCGTGAGCGATGCTCAGCGTCGGATTGTTCATTGATGGGCAGCGCGTCCAGGTCGGCGCGGAACAACACGGTGGGCCCCGGATCAGGGCCTTCAAACACCGCGGCCAATCCGTGTCCCCCCAGCCCTTGCATAACCTGCGCCCGGGAGTGTCCGAGGATAAACGCCTGAATCGTGCGTGCCGTACCGGATTCCTTTCCCGACAACTCGGGATGGGCGTGAAGATGGTGACGCAGTTGAACCAGTTGCTCCAGGTCAACATCATTGACACACATGCCTTCATTGTAACGGGGATGGGGCGGGGAGGCAAATTCCAACGGAAACCCCGGGAACAAAGCCTGCGTCTAACCCGTAGATATCAGAGTTGAGCAAACAGGAGATCATGATGAAACAACGCTTCGCGTTAAGCCTCATTTCTGCAATAATAATGTGCACTTTTGCTCCCGCCCGGTCCGGCGGCACATCCGAATTGGACCTCTCCATGCCCATGGCCACCCTGGAATGGCTGGCGTTTGTGCGCGCGGGCCATACGGACGCAGACATACGCGAGCACTTTATGCGCCATGTGGCTCCCACCCCGGGATGCCGGGTCATCATCCACCACTGGGCCCGTTTTCGCAAAG includes these proteins:
- the alr gene encoding alanine racemase encodes the protein MTAESSHTSIIEVSRAAIQQNLDCLREFLGPDIRISSVVKANAYGHGIEAFVPVAEAAGIDHFSVFSGDEARRVVAVKQPGTDVMIMGWMGANDVEWAVREGVDFFVFDLTRLEAAAAAGRKLRRSARVHLEVETGMNRTGLDRRQLKQAVELLNTWNEEVRVRGVCTHYAGAESIANHVRVQRQITRFERICHWLENHGIHPDMRHTACSAAAIAYPRTRMDMVRIGILQYGFWPTREIQVHYRNRRQGFALKLRRVLSWKSRIMVLKQVHTGEFISYGTSTFAEEDKLIAIIPVGYSHGYSRSLSNQGRVLIRERRAPVIGLVNMNMLLADVTGIPEVKAGDEVVLIGTQGDTEISLASFAEFNDQLNYELLARLPAETPRVVVKE
- a CDS encoding amidohydrolase yields the protein MCVNDVDLEQLVQLRHHLHAHPELSGKESGTARTIQAFILGHSRAQVMQGLGGHGLAAVFEGPDPGPTVLFRADLDALPINEQSDAEHRSRVNAVAHLCGHDGHMAILCGLAMHLSRHCPQRGRVVLLFQPAEETGTGAARVIADPGFEKIRPDIAFALHNLPGFPKGSVVWRYGPFASASRGLIMRLTGRTAHAGEPENGVTPAPAVSRLLAGIPALPGMAGIRGFGLATVVHARLGEVAFGTAPGEAVVMATLRTHTDRDMDRLFAAGEQLARETAAASGLKIALEAVEDFPATINDRDAVERVRAAAQAESIPMVKVTQPFRWSEDFAHFTRLCPAALFGLGAGEDGPRLHNPEYAFPDELIKPGVAVFAALSRGLLGEERHDG